The region CCGGACATGCGCTCGGTCCAAATCCGTTCGGCCCCGGCCTCCGTCAACGCCTTCGTCTGCATGTCGGGGGACTGGTGCAACGTCGAGACTCGCGCGTATCCCAGCAGCGTCACCGGCAGGTCCTCACTCGTTCAGGGGGCACGGTCTTCTCAGGCCCAACCAGGGCCGCTTGCGGACCTGGGCGGGAGCCGTCTGTGTCTTTAAGGGTGTCCCCGTTCCCGCCGGTCTGGGACAGGATTCTGGGACACCGCACCGGCGCATCGGCGCTGGTCGCAACTACAGCGGTCATTATGTAGCTTTTTCGGTCGGTAGAGGCCGTATGGCAGTCCTGGCGACGGTGGCGGCGCAGGGCGTAGCCAACGGCGGCGATCACCAGCACCGCGGTGGCACCGATCAGCCACGGATTGCCCAGGACGCCACCAAGGGCTCCGAGCGCTCCGCCGGCGATGAGCGCCGGTCCGGCGCAGCACAGCAGCGGCAGCACCCCGATGCCCACCAGGCCGAGGATCCCGGCCACGGACGGGCTCGTGCGCTTGGTCGCCATCAGGCCGGCACCTGCGGGGCCTCGGCGGCGGTGATGCGTACGCAGTCGGCCAGGGCGGCGGCGTTGTCGGCGGCCAACGAACGCGCCAGCATCACCAGATCGGCCACCCGCGGGTCGGCCACCTTGTAATGAGCGAACCGGCCCTCTCGGCGGACCTGGACGTAGCCGCAGTCCGACAGGCACGCCAGGTGACTGGAAACCCGGCTCTGCGCCAGCCCGAGATGGGTGACGCACTCGGTCACGGTGTGCTCGGTGCTCACCAGGAACTCCAGAAGCCGCAGTCGGCCGGGATCACCGAGCGCGCGGAAGAACTTGGCCACCATCTCCACCCCGGTGTCGGTTTCGGGCAGGAACGCCAGCCGGGGATCGGTGCGGCAGGTCACGCGGTCTCCCTTCACATCCTAGAAAATTAGCGTATCCGTATTAGCGGATATGAGGAAGTATAGTCACATTCGACTACCCGAGAGCAACGGTCGGCGGGGCCCGTCCCGCAGGACCGCCGACGAAAGGCGAGACGCCCCATGGGCTATGACTTGGCGATCATCGGCTCCGGCGGTGCGGCGTTCGCCGCCGCCATCGCCGCCACCACGGCCGGACGCCGTGTGGTGATGATCGAACGGGCCACCATCGGCGGCACGTGCGTCAACGTCGGATGCGTGCCGTCGAAGGCGCTGCTCGCCGCCGCCGACGCCCTCCACGGCGCGTCGACCGCGGCCCGGTTTCCAGGCATCGCCGCCAGCGCCGCACCCGTCGACGGCCCGGCCTTGATGACCGGAAAGGACGCACTGGTCCAGACCCTGCGCGGCGAGAAGTACGTCGACCTCGCCGCCCACTACGGCTGGGACGTCGTCGAGGGCGACGCCCAGTTCGTCGGCGATGCCGGCGGACCGTGCCTCACCGTCGAAACGCCCGGCGGCGCAACGCTGCACGTCGAGGCCGAGCATTATTTGATCGCCACCGGTTCGGCGCCCTGGGCGCCACCCGTCGACGGATTGGCCGACACCGGCTCTCTGACGTCGACCACCGCGATGGACCTAGACCGGCTGCCCGAATCCATGATCGTGCTCGGCGGCGGCTACGTGGGCCTGGAACAGGCGCAGCTCTTCGCCCGCCTGGGCACCGTGGTCACCGTGGTGACGCGATCACCGCTGCTGTCCGCCGAAGAACCCGAGGTCTCCGCGGTGCTGGCGGACGTCTTCGGTGACGAGGACATCCGGGTGCACACCCACACCACCGTGACCGGTGTGCGCCGCGACGAACACGGCTACAGCCTCACCGCCGAACGCGGAACGCAACGGTTGGCGCTGCATGCCGAACAGCTGCTGGTGGCCACCGGGCGCCGCCCGGTCACCGCCGGTCTGAACCTCGACGCGGTCGGGGTCAAGACCGGTCCGCGCGGAGAAGTCCTCGTCGACGACCATCTGCGCTCCACCACCGCACGGATCTGGGCTGCCGGCGACGTGACCGGAGGACCGCAGTTCGTCTACGTCGCCGCGGCCCAGGGCACCCTGGTCGCCGACAACGCGTTCGGCAGGGCCGCCCGCACCCTGGACTACACCGCCCTGCCGCGGGTCGTGTTCACCAGCCCCGCCGTCGCCTCAGTCGGCATGACCGACGC is a window of Mycobacteroides abscessus ATCC 19977 DNA encoding:
- a CDS encoding Mercuric transporter MerT, translated to MATKRTSPSVAGILGLVGIGVLPLLCCAGPALIAGGALGALGGVLGNPWLIGATAVLVIAAVGYALRRHRRQDCHTASTDRKSYIMTAVVATSADAPVRCPRILSQTGGNGDTLKDTDGSRPGPQAALVGPEKTVPPERVRTCR
- the merA gene encoding mercury(II) reductase translates to MGYDLAIIGSGGAAFAAAIAATTAGRRVVMIERATIGGTCVNVGCVPSKALLAAADALHGASTAARFPGIAASAAPVDGPALMTGKDALVQTLRGEKYVDLAAHYGWDVVEGDAQFVGDAGGPCLTVETPGGATLHVEAEHYLIATGSAPWAPPVDGLADTGSLTSTTAMDLDRLPESMIVLGGGYVGLEQAQLFARLGTVVTVVTRSPLLSAEEPEVSAVLADVFGDEDIRVHTHTTVTGVRRDEHGYSLTAERGTQRLALHAEQLLVATGRRPVTAGLNLDAVGVKTGPRGEVLVDDHLRSTTARIWAAGDVTGGPQFVYVAAAQGTLVADNAFGRAARTLDYTALPRVVFTSPAVASVGMTDAQATAAGIQCDCRTIPLQYVTRAIVNRDTRGLVKLVAAADTGRLLGVHVVAENAGDVITAATYALTAGMTVEQLAHTWAPYLTMAESLKLAAQAYTTDVATLSCCAS
- a CDS encoding ArsR/SmtB family transcription factor; translation: MTCRTDPRLAFLPETDTGVEMVAKFFRALGDPGRLRLLEFLVSTEHTVTECVTHLGLAQSRVSSHLACLSDCGYVQVRREGRFAHYKVADPRVADLVMLARSLAADNAAALADCVRITAAEAPQVPA